A single region of the Pan troglodytes isolate AG18354 chromosome 22, NHGRI_mPanTro3-v2.0_pri, whole genome shotgun sequence genome encodes:
- the LOC746498 gene encoding RWD domain-containing protein 4, with the protein MNANEDQEMELEALRSIYEGDESFQELSPVSFQYRIGENGDPKALLIEISWTETYPQTPPILSMNAFFNNTVSSAVKQSILAKLQEAVEANLGTAMTYTLFEYAKDNKEQFMENHNPINSATSISNIISIETPNTAPSSKKKDKKEQLSKAQKRKLADKTDHKGELPRGWNWVDVVKHLSKTGSKDDE; encoded by the coding sequence ATGAATGCCAACGAGGACCAGGAGATGGAACTAGAAGCATTACGCTCTATTTATGAAGGAGATGAAAGTTTCCAGGAATTAAGTCCAGTTTCTTTTCAATATAGGATAGGTGAAAATGGTGATCCCAAAGCCTTGTTAATAGAGATTTCCTGGACAGAAACATATCCCCAAACACCTCCAATTCTATCTATGAACGCTTTTTTTAACAACACCGTATCATCAGCTGTAAAGCAGAGTATATTAGCCAAGCTACAGGAAGCAGTAGAAGCTAATCTTGGAACCGCTATGACCTATACATTGTTTGAATATGCCAAAGACAATAAAGAGCAGTTCATGGAGAATCACAATCCCATTAATTCCGCAACATCGATAAGCAATATCATCTCAATTGAAACTCCTAATACAGCCCCATCaagtaagaaaaaagacaaaaaagaacaacTTTCAAAAGCCCAGAAGCGTAAGCTGGCAGACAAAACAGATCACAAAGGAGAACTTCCTCGAGGCTGGAACTGGGTTGATGTTGTGAAGCATTTAAGCAAAACTGGCTCTAAGGATGATGAGTAG